In Prunus dulcis chromosome 2, ALMONDv2, whole genome shotgun sequence, a single genomic region encodes these proteins:
- the LOC117617250 gene encoding probable pectate lyase 5: MLPTTCILLICLLSSLSPLTRASSLNLTLPHQHPNPEAVAQEVQRRVNASLSRRQMLSLELKEQQQCLIGNPIDDCWRCDSNWARNRQKLADCGIGFGQDAMGGKGGQIYIVTDSSDRDPANPVPGTLRHAVIQTEPLWIIFSADMTIKLKCELIVNSFKTIDGRGFNVHVTGGGCITLQYVSNIIIHNIHVHHCKPAGNTNVASSPTHVGWRGKSDGDGISLFGARKIWIDHCSLSYCADGLIDAIMGSTGITISNSYFAHHDEVMLLGHDDKYMPDSGMQVTIAFNHFGEALVQRMPRCRRGYIHVVNNDFTQWEMYAIGGSANPTINSQGNRYTAPQDQNAKEVTKRVDTNEGDWSDWNWRTDGDIMVNGAFFVPSGAGMSTQYARASSTEPKSVALIDRLTNNAGVFGDPRSSTSVSHPGDDGGGTITDGTNTGSEGASGGDGDYFGMIFGNGAPPSSSSSSNTIFLSLLIIFILYVTINHGGALLSLPLLLTLL, from the exons ATGCTTCCTACCACCTGCATTCTCTTAATATGCCTCTtgagctctctctcccccctcaCCAGAGCTTCTTCCCTCAACCTCACCCTCCCTCACCAACACCCCAACCCTGAAGCTGTTGCTCAAGAAGTACAAAG GAGAGTCAATGCATCTCTATCCAGACGCCAAATGCTGTCCCTCGAACTCAAAGAACAACAACAATGTCTAATCGGCAACCCAATTGACGATTGCTGGCGCTGCGACTCGAACTGGGCCAGAAACCGCCAAAAGCTCGCCGATTGCGGCATTGGGTTCGGCCAAGACGCCATGGGAGGCAAAGGAGGCCAGATCTACATCGTCACCGACTCGTCCGATCGGGACCCAGCCAACCCAGTCCCGGGCACTCTCCGCCACGCCGTGATCCAAACGGAGCCCCTCTGGATCATCTTCTCCGCCGACATGACCATCAAGCTCAAATGCGAGCTCATCGTCAACAGCTTCAAGACCATTGACGGCCGGGGCTTCAACGTCCACGTCACCGGCGGCGGCTGCATAACACTCCAGTACGTCTCCAACATCATCATACACAACATCCACGTCCACCACTGCAAACCCGCGGGTAACACTAACGTCGCCTCCAGCCCCACCCACGTCGGGTGGCGCGGAAAATCGGACGGCGACGGCATCTCCCTATTTGGCGCTCGCAAAATCTGGATCGACCATTGCTCGCTCTCCTACTGTGCCGACGGCCTGATCGACGCCATAATGGGGTCCACAGGGATCACCATCTCGAACAGCTACTTTGCCCACCACGATGAGGTGATGCTTTTGGGCCACGACGATAAGTACATGCCGGACTCGGGAATGCAGGTGACGATTGCGTTCAACCACTTCGGTGAGGCGCTGGTGCAGCGTATGCCTCGGTGCAGGCGCGGGTACATACACGTGGTTAACAACGACTTCACGCAGTGGGAGATGTATGCTATCGGCGGTAGCGCTAACCCCACCATTAACAGCCAGGGGAATCGGTACACTGCTCCCCAGGACCAAAACGCCAAGGAG GTAACAAAGCGCGTGGACACGAACGAGGGGGATTGGTCCGACTGGAATTGGAGGACGGACGGGGACATAATGGTAAATGGCGCTTTTTTTGTGCCCTCAGGAGCAGGAATGAGCACTCAGTATGCGAGGGCCTCAAGCACTGAGCCGAAGTCGGTTGCCCTCATCGACCGCCTCACAAACAACGCCGGTGTCTTTGGTGACCCCAG GAGCAGTACCAGCGTATCACACCCCGGAGATGATGGCGGTGGGACCATCACCGATGGCACCAACACAGGAAGTGAAGGGGCCAGCGGCGGTGACGGAGACTATTTTGGAATGATATTTGGGAACGGTGCTCCACCAAGCTCCTCATCATCTTCAAACACAATATTCTTGTCTcttctaattatttttattttgtacgttACCATCAACCATGGTGGTGCTCTATTATCATTACCCTTATTATTAACATTATTATAg
- the LOC117617251 gene encoding serine/threonine protein phosphatase 2A 57 kDa regulatory subunit B' beta isoform-like, which produces MLKIIKRGHRKSPKPEPTDLEFEPESQPITLSLSMEPLPLLRDVAVLDRPALFLKKLQLSSFYCDFSNSLKWVLEKELKRQTLMELVDFIDSGSCKLTGPMQEELIRMVSLNIFRCLPPASDLLEPDEDEPYQEPSWPHLQIVYELLLRYIASPETDAKVAKRYIDHIFVLRLMELFDSEDPREREYLKTLLHRIYGKFMVHRPFIRKAMNNVFYRFIFETQRHCGIGELLEILGSIINGFALPMKEEHKLFLVRALIPLHKPKCISAYHHQLAYCIIQFVDKDYKLAELVVKGLLKYWPVTNCQKEVLFLAELEEVLEATQAAEFHRCMLPLFRQIGRCLNSPHFQVAERALYLWNSEHIVSLIAQNRNVILPLIFEALEKNTQGHWNQAIHGLTANVRRMFQEMDPELFEECQEQYLEKETRAREMEEQRELTWKRIEAVAATAGGEDMVLVS; this is translated from the exons atgctcAAAATCATAAAACGCGGCCACCGCAAATCCCCAAAACCCGAACCTACCGATCTCGAGTTCGAACCCGAGTCACAACCCATCACACTATCCCTCTCCATGGAACCCCTTCCTCTGCTCCGAGACGTCGCTGTTTTGGACCGCCCGGCCCTTTTCCTCAAAAAGCTCCAACTCAGCTCCTTCTACTGCGACTTCTCCAACTCTCTCAAATGGGTTCTCGAGAAAGAGCTCAAGCGCCAAACCCTCATGGAGCTCGTGGACTTCATCGACTCCGGTTCGTGCAAACTCACCGGTCCAATGCAAGAGGAGCTCATTCGCATGGTATCACTCAACATCTTCCGATGCTTGCCTCCGGCCTCGGACTTGCTCGAACCCGACGAGGACGAGCCCTATCAGGAGCCCTCATGGCCTCACCTGCAAATCGTCTATGAACTCTTGTTAAGGTACATTGCCTCACCAGAAACCGATGCTAAAGTCGCTAAACGTTACATTGATCACATCTTTGTGTTGAGGTTAATGGAGTTGTTTGATTCTGAGGACCCTCGGGAACGCGAGTATTTGAAAACCCTTTTGCATAGAATTTATGGGAAGTTTATGGTTCACAGACCCTTTATCAGGAAGGCCATGAATAATGTGTTTTATAGGTTTATATTTGAGACACAGAGGCATTGTGGGATTGGAGAGTTGTTAGAGATTCTAGGGAGTATAATAAATGGCTTTGCTTTGCCCATGAAAGAGGAGCATAAGCTGTTCCTTGTGAGAGCACTCATTCCTCTGCACAAACCCAAGTGCATATCCGCGTATCATCACCAGCTTGCCTATTGTATCATACAGTTTGTTGACAAGGATTATAAGTTGGCCGAATTGGTGGTCAAGGGGTTGTTGAAGTATTGGCCGGTCACCAATTGTCAGAAGGAGGTTCTGTTTCTTGCAGAGTTAGAAGAGGTTTTGGAAGCTACGCAGGCTGCTGAGTTTCACAGATGTATGCTTCCGCTTTTTAGACAGATTGGGCGCTGCCTTAATAGCCCTCATTTTCAG GTTGCCGAACGAGCTCTTTACTTGTGGAACAGTGAACACATTGTAAGTTTAATTGCTCAGAACCGGAACGTGATATTGCCATTAATCTTTGAAGCATTGGAGAAAAACACGCAAGGTCACTGGAACCAGGCTATCCATGGGCTGACAGCCAATGTGCGACGGATGTTCCAGGAAATGGACCCAGAATTGTTTGAAGAGTGCCAGGAACAatatttagaaaaagaaacaagggCCAGAGAAATGGAAGAGCAGCGAGAATTGACTTGGAAGAGAATAGAAGCAGTGGCGGCAACTGCAGGGGGAGAGGATATGGTATTGGTTAGTTAA